From a single Bemisia tabaci chromosome 10, PGI_BMITA_v3 genomic region:
- the LOC109037696 gene encoding uncharacterized protein, whose translation MNVVISLCIILPFVAAFLSTPLEEIPDSSNVHLMPLVLEKEPSKKPTEIEKTRTNNDEVEDKTIEQIAHGQASWINNIKDEVLREEAIFNALKAEKIQIKQAHMENGKLSARVEDLVKDWSVVRARSAIEYFEDAWDAGLDSDISTEDVTNIEDLGNFLL comes from the exons ATGAATGTCGTAATATCCTTGTGCATCATACTACCGTTTGTGGCGGCATTTCTGTCAACCCCTCTGGAAGAAATCCCCGACTCTTCAAAT GTTCACCTCATGCCCTTGGTGCTAGAGAAGGAACCATCCAAGAAACCAACCGAAATAGAAAAAACG AGAACCAACAATGATGAGGTTGAAGATAAAACAATCGAACAAATAGCTCATGGTCAGGCCAGCTGGATAAATAATATTAAGGATGAGGTTTTGCGTGAAGAAGCTATATTCAACGCATTGAAGGCAGAGAAGATTCAAATCAAACAAGCTCATAtggaaaatgggaaactttctGCAAGAGTT GAAGATCTGGTGAAGGATTGGTCCGTGGTTCGAGCAAGGAGTGCCATTGAGTACTTTGAAGACGCTTGGGACGCCGGTCTGGACTCAGATATTAGTACAGAAGATGTAACGAATATAGAGGACTTgggtaattttttactttag